From the Paraflavitalea soli genome, the window TGCACTTACCTTTTCAACGTATTCGATCGGTTCCCGGAATGGATTTTCCTCACCCCCCAGGGCCGGCTCGTAAACCGCCACGCCACTACTGATGGTCACTTTCTTTCCGTTCACTTCTTTTTGATCGGTATAACTATACTCTTGTCCATATACTGCTGCACGCTGATTGGTCATCTTATCCCAGTTGTCATAGGTAAGTATGCGCTTCACCCGGTGCCCGCCGCCATACTTTTTACCCAGGGGATCATTCAACCTGACGAAACTGCGCAAGGTATCGATCTTAGTAGCCCAACGACGGTTACGTGCCTGTGCATCGAAGGAACTGAACGCGCCCACGATATTGGTAGCCATCGATAAGAGCATCTTCACCGCCTCGGCCATGTCGAGGTCCGAACCCGTTTCGGATCCCGGATATGCTTTCGAAGGCAGGTTGAGCCGCAGGAACTGGATGGCGGCCTTCGCCAGCGGACTGTAACTGCCATCTCCATCACCTTTCAGGGAAATGCCGGCCAACTTGACCCATATTACATTGTTATTCACTTTGCCAAATCCACCAGTGACAGCCAGGTCTGCATAACAGCTCACGGTTTCATAACCCGAGCCATAATTGTCGCCCGGCATCTCAACGTTTAGTTTAAAATATAATTTGTTTACACCATACAGGTATTTGAAATAAGCATCCGCTGCGTCGGTTACTGGTGTTGGTACGCGTATGTATACATATAGCTGATCGCTGCTGCGTGTATGTAACAGGTTGCCAGGTTGCGCCGGCATGGTGGAAGAATTGCCCAGACCAATGATCCGGAATAACTGCATAGCTTTCCGGTTCTGCACATAAGCATAATCATCGCTTTCATAATCCACTTTTAGCGAGCCGCCGGAAGGAAGTTTGACAGAGTCAAGCGCCCAGGCAGCAGCATTACGCGCAGCCTTTATACTGTCTTGCAGTGCGTATGGATAATCCATATTGGAGATCACATTGCCGGCAGTGGAACCGGGGTTCTCCAGCGGGTCTTTGAAATTGCCCCAACGATCGTACGACTTACCGTTATACGAAGGGTTCTTCGAATTGTAATGGAAGACATAAGGATTTTCCTTGCCCTTCTTATTGCCATTGTAAGTAAAATAAACGCTGTCGAGTGTAAGTTTTCCTGTGCCGGGTCCGTATACACCCGGGCACAGCTCATAGGTATACCTGAAATGAACTGTTTTGATCGGACGGGCAGCCGTTCCCTTGCGGGCGAAATCGGCCTTGCTGTACAGATTAATTTCTTTCAGGCGTTTGGAGTAGCCATTGTTGATCCGCGTGCCCTGCTCATTATTGGCAGGCAGATCACTACGGCCCTCCACGGTGAATGTGGCGACCATGGTCTTGGATTCAATAGAATGCAGGTACCACAACTCTTTTTCACCGTACACATAATTGCCCTTATCATCGCGGTGATCGGTCTTCAATCCTTCCGAATAAGATACGCTATCCGCAACACCCGGCGCACGCCACTGGAAAGGGTTCGTGATCCCTGCTATCTTACTGTAATTGAATTTTACGGCATCACCGATGTCATCCTCTGTAATTCCGTTGCCGGTAACATCTGAGTAATCGGGCGACAGGATTGCAGTGAGCAGGAATGAGTGTGCATAGGCAGGCACTTCTTCGCTGTTGTAATACCAGTCCTTCCCATTGGTATTGTTACGCGTGTTGTCATAGCCATGGTTATAGCCTGCAAGGCCGGTCTCTTTATTACCACGGTGCTGCTCGCCATTTACTGAAAAAGTAACTTCTTTCTGTTTGAGGTTATAGACGGGGATGCCATAGATGTACCGGCGTCCGTCATTATTCAATACATCGATCTCTGAGAGGTGATTTTCCTTGCGGAACCTGTTGACCCGCTTTTCCCTTACGAGGAAATCATTGATGGTATAGGTATCGATGGTGGCAGGGGTATATAGAAAGGTATCAGGAATAATATGTTCTGTTCTTCCGGGATACGACCACCTCAACCTGGCAGAGGCCTTGCCTTTTCTTTCAAAATACTCCACCTTGATGGAGTAGAATTCGCCTTCAATGAGATTCAGGTGCACGCTGTCCTTGTGTGCAGCATGGTCGCGCCAGTCGTTGATCCATAAGGAATCATTCACCCAAAGACGTATCCCATCGTCCGATTCTGTAATGAAGGTATACTTCCCGGTGGCGGGGGCTTTCACCCTACCCAACCAACGGATGGAAAAATAGTTATCGGGAAATCCATTTGTAAAGGGGGGAGAAACAGGTATATTGGGTGCTCCTTTGCCCCAATCCACATTGATCGTTTTATCTACCCGTGTATAACCTGCGCCGGTCAGATCGGTCGTCCGGTAATAGGACGCAGCAAGGCCGGTTCCCTTTCCAGTTTCCACATCTACCATTACGTCTGTACACAAACCGGCACTGAACTTATTCGGGGTATAACTTTCTATATACCTGGATAAGGCGGCATGTTGGGCTTCTTTTGCCGATAGATAAGAGATCACCTGTGTACGTTTATCACGCGCGATCCGCACGGCATTGTCGCGCGTAAGCGGGTTGCTTCCTACGTACTGCTTGTTGCGATAGCGCCGCAGGTAATTGGTGGCCAGGATATTGGCACTACTGCTATTAGCCTGGTACAAGCCTACTGTTACTACATCATCACCGCCTACGGTCTCATAGAAGCTTTTATCGTTGACGGTTTTTTCGCCGGGATTACGGAAGTATACTGATTGGAACGCGGCAGAATCTTTCCGGAAATTGATAATATTCTGAAGTGAGTTCTGCTCAAGCCAGGGGCCATTCTGGGTAAACGCCCTGTTGATGTTGAGATCAACGCCACCATGTACCATATCGCCCAAGCCCACATCGATACTCAATTTGTCGGACTCGTCTTTGGTCCTGATGAAGTGATCATGTATGAAACCAATATCGCTGCGATAGGCACGGAACATGCCACCTGTTCCTTCGCCTGTAATGGAAAAGGCATCATAGGTATAACTGGGGATCGCGATATTCGGCACAGCCGGTTTTTCACGATAAGGCATTTCTTTTTCCCGGTTGAAATCGAGCAATGAAGCACGATTCTTAGCGCCATCCTGGTAATGCAAATAGCCATATGCAGGAAGTGAAAGGGAACTATCCCGGGCTGCGATGTATTGTCTGGAAACGTAACCACTGATGTAAAAGCTGGGATGTACCACTTTAGCTTCGAACCCTACTTTGCCTGTAAATGAGAATTGTGAACTTGTGTAAGGAATGGTGATAGAAGGTGTATAGGATGGAGAAGCAAATGAAATAGCACTTGAAATGGAGCCGCCATAACTGCCAGATTGATTTTTTTTGTCGACACCCGATTGCCGCAGGCCTGCACTGATTTGCAGGGCTTTTAATCCGGCCCTTGAATTATAAGGTGCAGATACAGACAGGTTACCGGAGAAAAGACCGTTGTTGTCAACTTCGGTCTGAAATAGCTTCATCGACAAGGAAGGGGTGATGGATAGCCCATCCATGGAACTATTGGTGATAGACAATCCACCTGTTAAAGGTCCTTTACCTGCTTTGCCCGAATTGATACTGGCGTTGATCCCTTGTTCAATTCCCCAGCCACGATAATTGTTGTACACTACACCAAGGCTGGCCCCGAGACTCAATCCACCAAACGCGGTGTCTGTTCCTCCTCCTTCTTTTTTAGGAAAACCCGCTATCTCCAGGTCAGCTCCTCCGGTCACTCCTACTGTTTTGTTCTCTTTTGTACTTATCACCTTTCTGATGGAATCATACTGACCGTTGAAGTCATCGGGCAATCCGCGCAGGTTACGGGTAACTGTGCCGGGGTTGACATTCCACCCGAGGCCCACCCAGCTTGCTTCCTGGTCCATTGAGATACCAGCCCGATAAGACAAGTTGACAGGGTAACCGCCTACATCCAGCAGGGGAATATTATAAGAAAAGTCGCCGGAAAACAAGTCTACGAGGTTCGTATTGTTGACGGATGAAAAAGCCGCCATTTCGGGTTGCCCGGGGCCGGTGCCCTTTACGCTGGCAGGGCTTGCCACGTGCAAGCGGGGCGCTGCCATGTTAAGTGGTGAAGCACTGTATGCCAAAGGGGTTGATGCCATTGGTGGATCAAACCCATTTACAGGCTGGTTGGCAGTTGACCAGGTTGCCCGGTTTTTCAAATAAGGAGCATCGAGCCCATATGAGCTGACTGGTTTGAAAGCCAGGGGCATTCTTCCTTCACTTCTTGCAGCCACTGGTATCAATACCAGTTCCAGGTAGATAAGGCCCATAAAAAACCAGGCAATACATTTATGATAACGCGCCAGAGAAACTAACATGCAATATTATTTTAGTCGTGAATCGGCAAAATCGTGAATCGGCAGTTGGCAATCGGCAAGGAGTTCGTAACCTTTATAGTTGTTGAAAATTCCTTCGTCAACAACCTGTGTTAAATCCATTGCAACTATTTCCGGTAATATTTATTCCCTATACTCAAACTTCAGGTATCCCTTTTCTCCCCGCACATTCTCCACTTCCAGCAGGTACATATGTTTGTTGATCATATTACTGGTTTCGCGCAGGTCGACCTGGATGAAATTCTGTCCAATGCGTACGCGCTGTGCTGTACTATCCAAGGTGACCGGCTTGCGGCTGGCGCTGCTGATGTCGAACAGGCGGAGGTTAACAGCCGCACTGTTGAGCTCATTGATGTATTCAAACCGTAACACCCCGGTACAGATGGTAAAAGCGGCGTCTTCTTCGCGGTGCAGTTTGGCAAAATAACCGGTACCCATCCCCACGACGGTATCCGGCTGGTTTTGCCTTACCCGGAAACTCCATACCTCACTATTGCCGATTGGCGCCAAATTATTCTTGGCGGTGATACGCCAGGCGTACAGCTTGCTGGTATCCAGTTCGGGTGAGGAAAGGGGGTATTGAAAATTGGTATAGGAAATATTCTGGCGGCTCAGCACGGGTACATTCTGTTGCAGGGCATCTGCCGGGCTTTGTGTAGCCTGCACTTCCACCAAGACCCAATCGTACAACAGACTGTTGAGGGTATTGAACGGGGATGGGGGTATCCAGGCAAAGAAGGGCCGGGTGATCTCCACCTGCTCTTCATCCAATGGTATCATCAACTGTGGCGGACTGATGGGCTCTATCTCGATGGTTTCACACTCCTCTCCCAGCCTGTCTACATAATCGCTGCCCACCTTGATGGCGGTATAACAGATATTGAACAGGCCAATGGGCAAAAAGCCCTCGGGGGAAGGATCTACTGCATACCCGGGGCTGCCGGAATTGTAGGTTATGGGCAGTACATCGTTCAGCTGTACCTGCTTAATACCTTTGGGCAACAGGATCAACTTGGAAGTGCCGGTAAGCACACGCTGGTTGTTGCGCACATCGGTCATCACCATTTCAATACGCACCTGCATATCCTGTGCGGAGGTATTGATGAGGGACAGGTTCCACAACTGTGGTTTGATGGTAAGCCCCATGGGCGGCAACTGCAGGTTGAGCACTACCTGGGCGTGGGAACTCCAACTCAGTATGAAAAACGCAATGATGAATAATATCTTTTTCATAGTTCTTATTTCTTACATCGTGAATCGGCAATCGTGAATCGGCAGTCGGCAATCCTTTGCTTCGATTCTTTTACTTCGATTCTTTTACTTCGATTCCTCTGCTTCGATAACAGATCTCTCACTCCGCTGCGCTCCGTTCGAGATGACAGGAAGGAAGGATCGAGATCACAAGGAAGATCGAAATGACAACGAAAATCGATCAACCAATTAAAAGCTCTTCACAAACTGCACGGTGGCCATTTCATTTTTGATCAGTGCTTTATTAAATCCCGGTAAATAACCTGATTCATAGCTCAGGGTAATAAAATCTTGTTTGTATACGCGCAGGTTGGCATTGACATAACCACCTGTTTTTACCAGGTCATCGTTGAGGCTATTGATCTTAACCCCCAAGCCTACGGAGCCCAGTTGTTTCAGGTTAAGCTGTATGCCCTCATCCATTACCACCATTCTATAACCCGGGTTGCGGGTATAGGAAACAGCTACCTGTGTAGTGAAGGCCTTAAAGAAGAACTGCTGCGCCCAGAACACATTGGTCGCGTTGAAATACACAAAACCAGTATCGCTGTTGCTATTGTAAAACCTGTTCAATACCACGGTAGAAGCGGTGCGCAGGTTATTGATCTTATAAATATGGTACATGCTGGCATTCAATACCTGGAAACGGTTTTCGATCACCTGGCTGTCGAGGGCGGTTAACTGGCTCATGGGCTGGTAACCTACGGTGATCACGGGCCACTTGCGCATTTTGAAAGTGGCGGTGAGGCTCTTGAACACGGTATTGCTCTTATAATCCTGGGGCAGGAAAGGATTGGTAAATTCATTTTTGCGCAGGGAAGCGGCCAGGCGCAGTTTGCGTTTAAAGAATCCCTGGTCTGCTTTCAGGGTCCAGCTTTCAAGTGCGTTGTTGGTTTGAAAACTGCTGAAGGATTGAAAGTTGGCGCCGGTATGTTTATAGAATCCTTCCAGGCGTGTGGCTGTAGCAGGTATAAAGGAATACACTTTAATGGCGTAGGCCTGGTTGCTATGGTCGGATAAGGTGAACTTGGTATTGCCCAGTGATGGATTGTTGCGGAAGTCGGGCGCCAGTGATTTGGCGACCTCGGCGGTAATATGGG encodes:
- a CDS encoding PA14 domain-containing protein, with translation MLVSLARYHKCIAWFFMGLIYLELVLIPVAARSEGRMPLAFKPVSSYGLDAPYLKNRATWSTANQPVNGFDPPMASTPLAYSASPLNMAAPRLHVASPASVKGTGPGQPEMAAFSSVNNTNLVDLFSGDFSYNIPLLDVGGYPVNLSYRAGISMDQEASWVGLGWNVNPGTVTRNLRGLPDDFNGQYDSIRKVISTKENKTVGVTGGADLEIAGFPKKEGGGTDTAFGGLSLGASLGVVYNNYRGWGIEQGINASINSGKAGKGPLTGGLSITNSSMDGLSITPSLSMKLFQTEVDNNGLFSGNLSVSAPYNSRAGLKALQISAGLRQSGVDKKNQSGSYGGSISSAISFASPSYTPSITIPYTSSQFSFTGKVGFEAKVVHPSFYISGYVSRQYIAARDSSLSLPAYGYLHYQDGAKNRASLLDFNREKEMPYREKPAVPNIAIPSYTYDAFSITGEGTGGMFRAYRSDIGFIHDHFIRTKDESDKLSIDVGLGDMVHGGVDLNINRAFTQNGPWLEQNSLQNIINFRKDSAAFQSVYFRNPGEKTVNDKSFYETVGGDDVVTVGLYQANSSSANILATNYLRRYRNKQYVGSNPLTRDNAVRIARDKRTQVISYLSAKEAQHAALSRYIESYTPNKFSAGLCTDVMVDVETGKGTGLAASYYRTTDLTGAGYTRVDKTINVDWGKGAPNIPVSPPFTNGFPDNYFSIRWLGRVKAPATGKYTFITESDDGIRLWVNDSLWINDWRDHAAHKDSVHLNLIEGEFYSIKVEYFERKGKASARLRWSYPGRTEHIIPDTFLYTPATIDTYTINDFLVREKRVNRFRKENHLSEIDVLNNDGRRYIYGIPVYNLKQKEVTFSVNGEQHRGNKETGLAGYNHGYDNTRNNTNGKDWYYNSEEVPAYAHSFLLTAILSPDYSDVTGNGITEDDIGDAVKFNYSKIAGITNPFQWRAPGVADSVSYSEGLKTDHRDDKGNYVYGEKELWYLHSIESKTMVATFTVEGRSDLPANNEQGTRINNGYSKRLKEINLYSKADFARKGTAARPIKTVHFRYTYELCPGVYGPGTGKLTLDSVYFTYNGNKKGKENPYVFHYNSKNPSYNGKSYDRWGNFKDPLENPGSTAGNVISNMDYPYALQDSIKAARNAAAWALDSVKLPSGGSLKVDYESDDYAYVQNRKAMQLFRIIGLGNSSTMPAQPGNLLHTRSSDQLYVYIRVPTPVTDAADAYFKYLYGVNKLYFKLNVEMPGDNYGSGYETVSCYADLAVTGGFGKVNNNVIWVKLAGISLKGDGDGSYSPLAKAAIQFLRLNLPSKAYPGSETGSDLDMAEAVKMLLSMATNIVGAFSSFDAQARNRRWATKIDTLRSFVRLNDPLGKKYGGGHRVKRILTYDNWDKMTNQRAAVYGQEYSYTDQKEVNGKKVTISSGVAVYEPALGGEENPFREPIEYVEKVSALGPVTLGYTEEPLGETFFPSPGIGYSRVRVRTIHHKNKKSANGYEDTRFYTAYDFPTYTDRTLIDNETKKRYKPALANLLRVNAKHYISLSQGFKVELNDMHGKMRSKAVFAETDPENPLSYNEQIYRVEDPKAEHKRLSNKAMVINANGEIDSNAVIGKDVELMVDMREQYSITNGYNVNLNTEMFSVPFLPPFFLIPSFLNLAQREENIYRSVATTKVIQRYGILDSVIQINKGSKISTKDVLYDSETGEALLNRTQNEYNDPVYTFNWPSHWAYDGTGMAYKNIDVVLNGITIREGKIENGNARLDSLFSSGDEILVAGKQKTGGANCNDEFSTFPTYNKIWSFDSSVANGGARSLYFIDREGKPYNGFDIRLKIIRSGRRNMAGSVGAVTTLKPPIVRNASGDYELRINTASEVIAATAAEQKQLWKTEDRNILKRTRLITPGSCPQGYSYSEEQGGCIKDTAVQIGQTYTVCKAPGNARYSTCGTYIYQLYGQNNTPYIRSRINPTDSFWINYISTNWSGYCQTPPPLASPGAPVNTALKMATATDSTTRRTAMKAMAVQAMAIQDSLGPLNRTVVWSCNPEQIPPNGWFGFTAPVYFPHDGLYYLGFAADNFIKLTIDDSLFHQDNVFNTELENFQIWHVFPRSFKKGYHTIKIEGRDAQGTITGFGLEVYDNSEGELIAAKSYADLSLIFSTKDVVDSTFPVSYSCPLGYSLATGEASQFVCRQTIPLPMDTSITETCYSMVKDTAINPYVTGILGNWRGHRAYTYYGQRAQSKPAVATNIRKDGIYNEFTSFWQFASGILRPQYDTAHWVWNEEGTLFSRKGSELENKDPLGRYNSGQYGYNQTLPVSVVQNSRFREAAFEGFEDYGFVTQTCDTACPIGRHFDFSVYKNYIDTLQKHSGKSSLHIPAGNSVGVGFKLAPASADTAVPKLSIGTKPVCSSTALDKIKTSEQVLLPVFTPVPGRRMVISAWVKEAQECTGISYINNRILVVFGESSSSIEFKPSGNIIEGWQRYEGVFTIPADVSLLSVSLQATASTDVFFDDLRIHPFNANMKSFVYHPVNLRLMAELDENNYAAFYEYDDEGTLIRTKKETVRGIKTIQETRSALLKP